The following coding sequences lie in one Calypte anna isolate BGI_N300 chromosome 7, bCalAnn1_v1.p, whole genome shotgun sequence genomic window:
- the DNAJC10 gene encoding dnaJ homolog subfamily C member 10 — MEFIVSKGDYSRYLKRSLLLVLVCVIVLVCTDQDYYSLLGVSKEASSREIRQAFKKLALKLHPDKNQNDPNAHEIFLKINRAYEVLKDEDLRKKYDKYGEKGLEDQQQGGRYESWHYYRYDFGIYDDDPEIITLDRGEFDAAVNSGELWFVNFYSPRCSHCHELAPTWREFAKEMDGVIRIGAVNCGDNRMLCRIKGINSYPSLYVFKTGMQPVKYYGDRSKESLKNFAMQYVTSTVTELWAGNFVNAIETSFASGIGWLITFCAERGDCLSYHTRLKLAGMLEGLVNVGWMDCGTQGELCDNLDISSSTTAYFPPGATINNKEKGGVLFLNSLDAREIYQEVMKHLPDFEIISAVSLEDHLAHHRWLLFFQFGESDKLNVQEFKKLKFLLKDEHIQVGKFDCLSSPSICNKLYVYQPCLAVFKGKGTGDYEIHHGKKILHDIVAFAKESVNSHVVTLGPQNFPDKEKEPWLVDFFAPWCPPCQALLPELRKASKHLYGQLKFGTLDCTVHEGLCNMHNIRAYPTTVVFNQSDVHEYEGHHSAEQILEFIEDLRNPSVVSLTPETFVELVQRRKREEVWMVDFYAPWCGPCQALMPEWKKMGRMLNGLINVGSVDCQKYHSFCHQESVRGYPEIRLFPQKSNSAHQYYSYNGWHRDAYSLRGWALGYLPQTSVDLTPQSFTEKVLNGKDHWVIDFYAPWCGPCQNFAPEFEILARTIKGKVKAGKVDCQMYAQTCQTADIRAYPTVKFYPYQGTKKSILGEYIDSRDAKGIADLLNEKLEAIQNKGKRKKSRNKDEL; from the exons ATGGAGTTCATAGTATCCAAAGGAGATTATTCTAGATATTTGAAAAGGTCTTTATTGCTAGTTTTAGTATGTGTAATTGTCCTTGTGTGCACTGATCAGGACTACTATAGTTTACTTGGAGTATCCAAAGAAGCAAGCAGTAGAGAAATAAGACAAGCATTCAAAAAACTGGCATTGAAGTTGCACCCTGATAAAAATCAG AATGATCCAAATGCACatgaaatttttttgaaaataaatagagCTTATGAAGTACTTAAAGATGAGGATCTACGGAAGAAGTATGACAAGTATGGAGAGAAAGGTCTTGAAGATCAGCAGCAAGGAGGTCGTTATGAAAGCTGGCACTATTATCGCTATGATTTTG gTATTTATGATGATGATCCTGAAATTATAACACTGGATAGAGGAGAATTTG ATGCTGCTGTTAACTCAGGAGAACTTTGGTTTGTGAATTTTTATTCTCCTCGATGCTCCCACTGCCATGAGTTAGCACCTACG tgGAGGGAGTTTGCTAAGGAGATGGATGGTGTAATACGCATTGGAGCTGTCAACTGTGGAGATAATAGAATGCTTTGTCGAATTAAGGGGATTAACAGCTATCCCAGTCTCTATGTTTTCAAAACTGGAATG CAACCAGTGAAATATTATGGAGACAGGTCAAAAGAGAGTCTGAAGAACTTTGCCATGCAGTATGTTACAAGCACAGTCACTGAGTTATGGGCAG GAAACTTCGTTAATGCCATTGAAACTTCATTTGCTTCTGGCATTGGTTGGCTGATCACCTTCTGTGCTGAACGTGGGG attgCTTGAGTTACCACACACGCCTTAAGCTAGCTGGCATGTTG GAAGGTCTTGTTAATGTAGGCTGGATGGACTGTGGCACCCAGGGTGAGCTTTGTGATAATTTAGATATCTCATCTAGTACGACAGCATACTTTCCACCTGGAGCCACCATAAATAACAAAGAGAAAGGAGGTGTTTTG TTTCTGAACTCCTTGGATGCCAGAGAAATATATCAGGAAGTAATGAAGCATCTGCCAGACTTTGAAATCATCTCTGCAGTATCATTAGag gacCATCTGGCTCATCACCGatggctgcttttcttccagtttgGGGAGAGTGATAAACTGAATGTACAGGAATTTAAGAAGCTTAAATTTTTACTTAAAGATGAACATATTCAG GTTGGCAAGTTTGACTGTCTTTCCTCACCAAGCATCTGCAATAAACTGTATGTCTATCAGCCTTGTTTAGCAGtcttcaaaggaaaaggaactggAGATTATGAAATTCATCATG GAAAGAAGATCTTACATGACATTGTTGCATTTGCCAAGGAAAGTGTCAACTCTCATGTGGTCACACTTGGACCTCAGAATTTTCCTGACAAAGAAAAGGAACCTTGGCTTGTGGATTTCTTTGCACCG tggtGTCCTCCTTGTCAAGCTTTGTTACCAGAGCTGAGAAAAGCATCAAAACATCTTTATGGGCAGCTTAAATTTGGAACACTAGACTGTACTGTCCATGAAGGTCTTTGCAACATG CATAACATTCGAGCTTATCCAACAACAGTTGTGTTCAATCAGTCTGATGTTCATGAATATGAAGGACATCACTCTGCTGAGCAGATCTTGGAGTTTATAGAG GATCTTAGGAATCCATCGGTGGTCTCCTTAACTCCAGAGACGTTTGTGGAATTGGTTCAGAGAAGAAAACGAGAGGAAGTCTGGATGGTTGACTTCTATGCTCCATGGTGTGGACCTTGTCAGGCTTTAATgccagaatggaaaaaaatgggcaGG ATGTTAAATGGATTAATCAATGTAGGCAGTGTGGACTGTCAAAAATACCACTCTTTCTGTCATCAAGAAAGTGTTCGGGGATATCCTGAAATAAGACTCTTCCCTCAAAAGTCAAACTCAGCTCATCAGTATTA TAGTTACAATGGATGGCACAGAGATGCATATTCACTGAGAGGCTGGGCATTGGG ATATTTACCACAAACATCTGTAGACCTCACTCCTCAGAGTTTCACAGAAAAAGTTCTGAATGGAAAAGATCACTGGGTCATTGATTTTTATGCTCCTTGGTGTGGTCCTTGCCAAAATTTTGCTCCTGAATTTGAGATCCTGGCAAGG accattaaaggaaaagtaaaagcTGGGAAAGTAGACTGTCAGATGTATGCTCAGACCTGTCAAACTGCTGATATCAGAGCCTACCCTACTGTTAAGTTTTACCCCTACCAAGGAACGAAG aaaagTATTCTTGGTGAATATATAGACAGCAGAGATGCAAAAGGTATTGCTGACCTCTTGAATGAAAAATTAGAAGCAattcaaaataaaggaaaaagaaaaaaatctagaaataaG GATGAGCTCTAA